A region of Cucumis melo cultivar AY chromosome 2, USDA_Cmelo_AY_1.0, whole genome shotgun sequence DNA encodes the following proteins:
- the LOC103487232 gene encoding tyrosine-protein phosphatase DSP3 produces MKLQVADHDLNALLLPPPNFSMVEDGIFRSGFPQPSNFPFLRSLNLRSIIYLCPEPYPEENLEFLKANNIKLFQFKIEGKKEPFVSIPKDAILEALKILIDVRNHPILIHCKRGKHRTGSLVGCLRKFQNWCLTSVFEEYQRFAGIKSRATDLQFIETFDVGSLRQCVYSIIYQYQGYSSNKRRLLYREENLQKPQTTKV; encoded by the exons ATGAAGCTCCAAGTCGCCGACCACGATCTCAACgcccttcttcttcctcccccTAACTTCTCCATGGTCGAAGACGGCATTTTCCGGTCCGGCTTCCCTCAGCCCTCCAATTTCCCCTTCCTCCGCAGCCTCAACCTCCGCTCCATCAT ATATTTGTGTCCTGAACCCTACCCTGAGGAGAATTTGGAGTTTCTTAAAGCTAATAATATCAAGCTTTTTCAATTCAAAATCGAAGGAAAAAAG GAGCCTTTCGTTTCAATTCCGAAGGATGCTATTCTTGAAGCACTAAAAATTCTAATTG ATGTTAGGAATCATCCCATTTTGATCCACTGCAAGCGTGGAAAG CATCGAACAGGGTCCCTCGTTGGTTGCCTGAGGAAGTTTCAGAACTGGTGCTTGACATCGGTGTTCGAGGAGTACCAGCGATTTGCAGGGATAAAATCGAGGGCAACGGATCTACAATTCATCGAGACATTCGACGTTGGGTCTCTGAGACAATGTGTTTACAGCATCATATACCAGTACCAAGGTTATAGCTCAAACAAGAGGAGGCTGTTGTATAGAGAAGAAAACTTGCAAAAGCCTCAAACAACAAAAGTTTAG